Proteins from a genomic interval of Ornithodoros turicata isolate Travis unplaced genomic scaffold, ASM3712646v1 ctg00000945.1, whole genome shotgun sequence:
- the LOC135375774 gene encoding uncharacterized protein K02A2.6-like, with amino-acid sequence MSFPETPPSPTAARSAEGIRHFRSPGTFDPAKEEWNLCHVRFEAALRVARISDDQDKSSLLISSLSPEVFKRLYPSLEPRNIAQVPFTELLKKMSEHLSEKERSSVGLRDERLRTRLVLEKDLNLDSALLLAESCLAAATESQQLCSKYAVHLLSPDRNIRCFRCGNTNHGADDCRFRSEDCHSCGKKCHIAKMCRSSSSSAMSSAPSRRGRRSRKVKLVTDVYIAEEHDGQFVTCRIEGKYVLLQVDTGSRATLPDERTFLKLGCPKLSPPRYQLRCFNKADIGLRGQTHLQVCLGEHSEKLEVLFTRTEHTNLLGRDWIRALRIDMNSLFVGSVGAEEPSLTETLEKYQDLFRPDLGRQAVEKDLQRQVHNGVQQPVEVSEWATPIVVVPKPNGAVRVCGDFSVTVNPQLAITQYPLPRPEELLAVLNGGQKFTKLDLSEAYLQMELDEEAKKLLVINTHQGLFQFNRMMSFGIASAPAVFQRTMEQVIAGLSSVACYLDDIIVTGRNDAEHLTNLDKVFTRPQEFGFTLKREKCAFLQPQVEYLGHVVDAEGFRPSPKKVSTILNMPPPTQVSELRSFLGMVQHCGKYLKSLSYVCAPMNDLLKKGMAWKWSAACVEAFETVNRMLTSAEILTHYDPAKPIFLAVDASSKGLGAVIYHRINGKDRPVAHASKTLTSAETKYAQVEREALTIIFGVRKFHQYLWGRRFVLYTDHKPLTTIFGPRKGIPVSTASRLQRWALILMSYTYDIEFK; translated from the exons ATGTCTTTCCCGGAGACGCCTCCGTCACCAACTGCCGCGAGGTCTGCGGAGGGCATACGTCATTTCAGGAGTCCAGGAACCTTTGACCCAGCCAAAGAGGAGTGGAACCTCTGTCACGTGAGGTTCGAAGCTGCCTTGCGTGTGGCCAGGATTTCTGACGACCAAGACAAGAGCAGCCTACTTATATCTTCATTGAGTCCAGAAGTCTTCAAGCGACTATACCCCTCGTTGGAGCCACGCAACATTGCCCAGGTCCCCTTCACCGAGCTTCTCAAGAAGATGTCAGAACATTTGTCGGAGAAAGAG CGTTCATCCGTTGGACTACGAGACGAACGACTCCGGACACGGCTTGTGCTTGAAAAGGACCTTAACTTGgattctgcgctcctgttggcGGAAAGTTGTTTGGCAGCGGCAACTGAATCTCAACAGCTGTGCTCAAAGTACGCCGTGCACCTGCTGAGCCCTGACCGAAACATTCGATGCTTTCGATGTGGAAACACCAACCATGGCGCAGACGACTGCCGATTCCGATCCGAAGACTGCCATTCTTGCGGCAAGAAGTGCCACATAGCGAAGATGTGCCGCAGTAGCAGCTCCTCAGCGATGTCATCAGCCCCGTCCAGAAGGGGAAGGCGCTCTCGCAAGGTCAAGCTCGTCACTGATGTTTACATAGCGGAAGAACACGATGGACAGTTTGTGACTTGCCGGATCGAAGGAAAATATGTCCTGCTTCAAGTGGACACAGGATCTCGCGCAACCCTACCTGATGAGCGGACTTTTCTCAAACTAGGATGTCCTAAGTTAAGTCCTCCAAGATACCAACTCCGTTGCTTCAACAAGGCCGACATTGGGCTGCGCGGACAGACACATCTTCAAGTATGCTTGGGAGAACACAGCGAGAAGTTGGAAGTTCTGTTCACAAGAACTGAACACACAAATCTTCTAGGGAGGGACTGGATTCGAGCGCTTCGCATCGACATGAATTCGCTCTTTGTTGGAAGTGTAGGCGCCGAGGAACCGTCTCTGACCGAGACCCTAGAGAAGTATCAAGATTTGTTTCGTCCAGATTTGGGAAG GCAAGCCGTTGAGAAGGATCTGCAGAGGCAAGTTCACAATGGAGTACAGCAACCAGTTGAGGTCTCGGAATGGGCGACGCCTATCGTTGTGGTGCCGAAACCAAATGGAGCCGTAAGGGTATGTGGCGACTTCAGCGTTACCGTCAACCCGCAACTGGCGATTACGCAGTATCCACTGCCACGACCGGAAGAGCTACTGGCAGTCCTCAACGGTGGTCAGAAGTTTACAAAGCTAGATCTGTCTGAGGCCTATCTACAAATGGAACTTGATGAAGAGGCCAAGAAGTTGCTCGTCATCAACACACACCAGGGCCTGTTCCAGTTCAACAGGAT gATGTCCTTTGGTATCGCCTCAGCACCAGCTGTTTTCCAACGCACGATGGAACAGGTCATTGCTGGACTGTCATCGGTAGCTTGCTATCTTGACGACATTATCGTCACCGGAAGAAATGACGCAGAGCACCTCACAAACTTGGACAAGGTTTTCACTCGACCACAGGAATTCGGCTTCACTTTGAAGAGAGAGAAGTGTGCGTTCCTCCAGCCGCAGGTGGAGTACTTAGGTCATGTTGTGGATGCCGAGGGTTTTAGACCATCACCCAAGAAGGTTTCAACAATTCTCAATATGCCTCCACCCACTCAGGTGTCGGAGTTGCGTTCATTTCTAGGAATGGTCCAGCATTGCGGCAAGTATTTGAAGAGCTTGTCATATGTTTGCGCACCGATGAATGACTTGTTAAAGAAAGGTATGGCGTGGAAGTGGTCAGCCGCATGTGTAGAAGCTTTCGAGACTGTCAACAGAATGTTGACATCCGCCGAGATCTTGACTCACTACGATCCGGCGAAGCCCATCTTCTTAGCGGTTGATGCTTCTTCAAAAGGACTCGGCGCAGTCATCTATCACCGTATCAATGGCAAAGACAGACCGGTAGCTCACGCATCAAAGACACTCACGTCGGCAGAGACGAAGTACGCTCAGGTAGAGCGAGAGGCACTTACCATCATCTTTGGTGTGAGAAAATTCCATCAATACCTATGGGGAAGGAGGTTTGTCCTCTACACCGACCATAAGCCCTTGACCACCATTTTCGGGCCAAGAAAAGGGATACCAGTCTCAACAGCGAGTCGTCTACAGCGCTGGGCACTTATTTTGATGAGCTACACCTACGATATCGAATTCAAATGA
- the LOC135375776 gene encoding uncharacterized protein K02A2.6-like yields MSILPITAEDIAKATAGDVSLSRVVDYIEKGWPTSVPAELAPYSQRQTELVVHKGCVLWGLRTVIPPIFREAMLDILHDYHVGQSKMKMLARSYVWWPGLDKAIEMKVKHCDPCAAVAAQEVPVPLDQWEPPDGPWVRLHADFAELQGVHYLIVIDAFSKWPDVKCMSKTTASKTVDALADVFAQNGFPDVLVTDNGPPFTSEVLENYVRAKGIRHVFAPPYHPKSNGLAENFVRTFKTAVRRSTSEGGERDRVRDFVFKYRVTPHATTGRPPCELLNSRHYRSVLDLVCPDKVQDLSTSESSRKAPARQKRNHDVRARDRSFVIGQKVWMLDPVKKGYWKIGTIGNKQGSTIYVAKDEFGKEQRVHKDHLKRRESTTTWLPHVPQHDREPLQSPGNNASEGFLLVFPDTTEPEGDSEQCPVPATADFAVPLANSAAPLKTFGARYPTRTRCKPERYGSS; encoded by the coding sequence ATGTCCATCCTTCCAATAACCGCTGAAGACATCGCGAAAGCTACGGCCGGCGATGTGTCCCTCTCCAGGGTGGTAGACTACATCGAGAAGGGTTGGCCCACAAGTGTTCCCGCTGAGTTGGCTCCATACTCTCAGCGGCAGACAGAACTGGTAGTCCACAAGGGTTGTGTCCTATGGGGCTTGCGTACTGTTATTCCCCCTATATTCAGAGAAGCGATGCTAGACATCCTCCATGACTATCACGTTGGACAGTCTAAGATGAAGATGTTGGCACGTTCATACGTCTGGTGGCCTGGGTTGGACAAGGCGATCGAGATGAAGGTGAAGCACTGCGACCCGTGTGCGGCAGTGGCCGCTCAAGAAGTACCGGTACCCTTAGACCAGTGGGAACCTCCAGACGGGCCTTGGGTCCGGCTTCACGCGGATTTTGCTGAACTGCAAGGAGTCCATTACCTAATCGTCATCGACGCATTCAGCAAATGGCCTGACGTTAAATGCATGTCCAAGACCACCGCCAGCAAGACAGTGGACGCATTGGCTGACGTATTTGCCCAGAACGGGTTTCCTGACGTCCTTGTTACGGATAACGGACCCCCGTTTACCAGCGAGGTTCTCGAAAACTATGTGCGAGCAAAGGGAATCCGTCATGTCTTCGCTCCTCCATACCATCCAAAATCGAATGGCCTCGCAGAGAACTTTGTACGAACGTTCAAGACAGCCGTTCGTCGTTCTACTTCGGAGGGAGGAGAACGGGATCGAGTGCGCGATTTCGTCTTCAAATATCGCGTTACTCCTCATGCAACGACAGGTCGTCCACCATGTGAACTTCTAAATAGCAGACACTATCGATCGGTGCTGGATCTGGTGTGTCCGGACAAGGTTCAGGACTTGAGCACGTCTGAGTCCTCGAGAAAAGCACCTGCTAGACAGAAGAGGAACCACGACGTTCGAGCCCGCGATCGCAGCTTCGTAATCGGCCAGAAAGTGTGGATGCTCGACCCCGTCAAAAAAGGCTATTGGAAAATTGGTACGATCGGCAACAAGCAGGGCTCCACGATCTATGTTGCGAAAGACGAGTTCGGCAAAGAACAGCGGGTCCACAAGGATCATTTAAAGCGGCGGGAATCAACGACTACGTGGCTCCCGCATGTCCCACAACATGACAGAGAGCCATTGCAGTCTCCAGGGAACAATGCTTCTGAAGGCTTCCTTCTTGTGTTTCCTGACACGACTGAACCTGAAGGAGACAGCGAACAGTGCCCGGTTCCAGCGACAGCAGACTTTGCAGTTCCTCTAGCAAACTCAGCTGCCCCTCTAAAGACTTTCGGAGCTCGATATCCAACGCGCACGCGTTGTAAACCGGAGCGCTACGGATCCTCTTAA